A stretch of Arachis hypogaea cultivar Tifrunner chromosome 15, arahy.Tifrunner.gnm2.J5K5, whole genome shotgun sequence DNA encodes these proteins:
- the LOC112749364 gene encoding large ribosomal subunit protein uL30w, with protein sequence MAEMGEEVKEIVPESLLKKQKREEEWALKKKEELNAAKKKRAESRKLIYSRAKQYAKEYQEQEKELIQLKREAKLKGGFYVDPEAKLLFIIRIRGINAMDPKSRKILQLLRLRQVLLIIIECWAYCVISCVGVIMVYLVLVVQFMTVVL encoded by the exons atGGCAGAAATGGGTGAGGAGGTGAAAGAAATTGTTCCCGAGTCTCTGCTTAAAAAGCAGAAGAGGGAGGAGGAATGGGCcttgaagaaaaaggaggagctTAATGCTGCAAAGAAGAAGAGAGCAGAAAGCCGCAAGCTCATTTACAGCAGGGCAAAGCAATATGCAAAGGAATACCAGGAGCAG GAAAAGGAGCTGATCCAATTGAAGCGGGAAGCAAAGCTGAAAGGTGGATTCTATGTTGATCCAGAGGCTAAGCTCCTGTTTATCATCCGCATCCGTGG TATCAATGCCATGGATCCCAAGTCAAGAAAGATCTTGCAGTTGTTGAGGTTGAGACAGGTACTGCTTATAATCATTGAATGTTGGGCTTATTGTGTTATTTCTTGTGTGGGTGTTATTATGGTTTACTTGGTGTTAGTAGTACAGTTCATGACTGTTGTGTTATAA
- the LOC140179564 gene encoding uncharacterized protein yields MPLGILLPEGNNSMAHNGSSLTSQHVVPSETSNQLFGDEQMQHVDLTTNSDEDLDAEVSNVPNQSEINYLKFMLYQKELELSRLKEQIQKEKVDELFPRTMLKDMFFSFKFGSSLFFGWASVTITFEVLLLFSSSKKKLFLNGLKLSLHQAKLCISNLTTF; encoded by the exons ATGCCCCTAGGTATCCTTCTACCTGAAGGCAATAATTCCATGGCACATAATGGGAGCTCATTGACATCCCAGCATGTTGTTCCATCTGAAACATCGAATCAGCTCTTTGG GGATGAGCAGATGCAGCATGTGGATCTAACTACAAATTCTGATGAAGATTTGGATGCTGAG GTTTCAAACGTGCCAAATCAAAGCGAGATAAACTATCTCAAGTTCATGCTG TATCAGAAGGAGTTGGAGCTGTCTCGGCTGAAGGAACAGATCCAGAAGGAAAAGGTAGATGAGCTATTTCCGAGAACCATGCTAAAAgatatgtttttctcttttaagTTTGGATCAAGCTTGTTCTTTGGCTGGGCTTCTGTTACTATCACATTtgaagtattattattattttcttctagCAAAAAAAAGTTGTTTCTTAATGGTTTGAAATTAAGTTTACATCAGGCCAAGTTGTGTATCTCAAATCTGACAACATTCTAG
- the LOC140179446 gene encoding uncharacterized protein, with the protein MEPSTRSKVPVKWRPPPQGWLKLNTDAAFSNVTKTGAAAAVIRDHQGNVLGGTVNKITARSTLSAEAQAIREAIILANNIGLQKVTIESDNQVLVKTLKIGSTIWEVDPIIQDIRTIQREMSNCGFTWTPRDGNKLAHTLAQLHHQNQLLNSWTTNPQEQVADIIKKERSGIPHFSPVQSF; encoded by the coding sequence ATGGAACCAAGCACAAGAAGCAAAGTACCTGTTAAATGGAGACCTCCACCACAGGGCTGGCTCAAGTTGAATACAGATGCGGCCTTCTCAAATGTAACCAAAACAGGTGCAGCAGCTGCAGTGATAAGAGACCACCAAGGGAACGTGCTAGGAGGAACAGTCAACAAAATCACAGCTCGATCAACGCTGTCAGCAGAAGCACAAGCGATTAGAGAAGCTATAATCCTGGCCAACAACATAGGACTTCAAAAGGTTACCATTGAATCAGATAATCAAGTGCTAGTTAAAACTCTCAAAATAGGAAGTACAATCTGGGAAGTAGACCCAATAATCCAGGACATCAGAACAATCCAAAGAGAAATGTCAAATTGCGGTTTTACCTGGACGCCTCGTGACGGAAACAAGCTGGCACACACATTGGCACAGTTACATCACCAGAACCAGCTTCTCAATTCATGGACTACTAATCCCCAAGAGCAGGTAGCAGACATCATAAAAAAAGAGAGGTCGGGGATTCCCCATTTTAGTCCCGTCCAATCCTTTTGA
- the LOC112751604 gene encoding protein NUCLEAR FUSION DEFECTIVE 4-like — MLILFIATTFGVGGTLTALDNLGQIGKSLGYPKKSLTTFVSLVNIWNYLGHASSGFASEVFLKKYKFPPPLMLSLVMLLSCVGHLLIALGIPNSLYFASVITGFCFGAIWPLMFAIISEIFGLKYYSTLYNFGAVASPVGSFILNVKVTDSLYDKEALKQLEMKGLQRKVGQDLTCLGVQCYRLPFFIITASTLVVCLVSFILVLRTREFYKGDIYKKFRVKIQTHKAEMRDSKGENLAATTTGNIDVSHNKDNVK, encoded by the coding sequence ATGTTAATCCTCTTCATAGCAACAACATTTGGTGTTGGTGGAACATTAACAGCACTAGACAACTTGGGACAAATTGGTAAATCATTGGGTTATCCCAAGAAGAGCCTCACAACATTTGTATCCCTAGTTAACATATGGAACTACCTCGGACACGCCTCTTCAGGCTTCGCGTCCGAGGTATTCCTAAAAAAATACAAGTTCCCCCCGCCGTTGATGCTCTCTCTTGTCATGCTTCTTTCTTGTGTCGGCCACCTTCTAATCGCGCTTGGAATCCCAAATTCACTATACTTCGCCTCCGTGATCACCGGATTCTGCTTTGGAGCCATATGGCCATTAATGTTTGCAATCATATCCGAAATTTTCGGACTCAAGTACTACTCAACATTGTACAATTTTGGAGCTGTGGCTAGCCCTGTTGGATCATTCATACTAAATGTGAAAGTAACAGACTCTTTGTATGATAAAGAAGCTTTGAAGCAATTGGAAATGAAAGGACTACAAAGAAAAGTTGGACAAGACTTAACTTGTTTAGGAGTACAATGTTATAGGTTGCCATTTTTCATAATCACAGCATCAACATTAGTTGTTTGTTTAGTCTCATTTATTTTGGTCTTGAGGACTAGAGAATTCTATAAAGGTGACATTTATAAGAAGTTTAGGGTGAAAATTCAGACACATAAGGCAGAAATGAGAGATTCAAAAGGTGAAAATCTTGCAGCCACTACCACAGGCAACATAGATGTGTCACATAATAAAGATAATGTAAAgtga
- the LOC112751603 gene encoding large ribosomal subunit protein uL30w-like yields the protein MGEEVKAIVPESLLKKQKREDEWALKKKEELNAAKKKRAESHKLIYSRAKQYAKEYQEQEKELIQLKREAKLKGGFYVDPEAKLLFIIRIRGINAMDPKSRKILQLLRLRQVLLIIIEC from the exons ATGGGTGAGGAGGTGAAAGCAATTGTTCCCGAGTCTCTGCTTAAAAAGCAGAAGAGGGAGGATGAATGGGCcttaaagaaaaaggaggagctTAATGCTGCAAAGAAGAAGAGAGCAGAAAGCCACAAGCTCATTTACAGCAGGGCAAAGCAATATGCAAAGGAATACCAGGAGCAG GAAAAGGAGCTGATCCAATTGAAGCGGGAAGCAAAGCTGAAAGGTGGATTCTATGTTGATCCAGAGGCTAAGCTCCTGTTTATCATCCGCATCCGTGG TATCAATGCCATGGATCCCAAGTCAAGAAAGATCTTGCAGTTGTTGAGGTTGAGACAGGTACTGCTTATAATCATTGAATGTTGA
- the LOC112751602 gene encoding large ribosomal subunit protein uL30y-like translates to MGEEVKAIVPESLLKKKKREEEWALKKKDELNAAKKKRAESRKLIYSRAKQYAKEYQEQEKELIQLKREAKLKGGFYVDPEAKLLFIIRIRGINAMDPKSRKILQLLRLRQIFNGVFLKVNKATMNMLHRVEPYVTYGYPNLKSVKELIYKRGFGKLNKQRIALTENSIIEKALGEHGIICIEDLIHEIITVGPHFKEANNFLWPFKLKAPLGGLKKKRNHYVEGGDAGNRENYINELIRRMN, encoded by the exons ATGGGTGAGGAGGTGAAAGCAATTGTTCCCGAGTCTCTGCTtaaaaagaagaagagggaggAGGAATGGGCcttgaagaaaaaggatgagCTTAATGCTGCAAAGAAGAAGAGAGCAGAAAGCCGCAAGCTCATTTACAGCAGGGCAAAGCAATATGCAAAGGAATACCAGGAGCAG GAAAAGGAGCTGATCCAATTGAAGCGGGAAGCAAAGCTGAAAGGTGGATTCTATGTTGATCCAGAGGCTAAGCTCCTGTTTATCATCCGCATCCGTGG TATCAATGCCATGGATCCCAAGTCAAGAAAGATCTTGCAGTTGTTGAGGTTGAGACAG ATCTTCAATGGCGTGTTCCTGAAAGTCAACAAGGCCACAATGAACATGCTTCACCGGGTTGAGCCATATGTGACCTATGG ATACCCAAATCTGAAGAGTGTAAAAGAGCTTATTTACAAGAGGGGCTTTGGTAAGTTGAACAAGCAGAGAATTGCCCTAACCGAAAACTCTATCATTGAGAAG GCACTGGGCGAACATGGAATCATCTGCATTGAAGATCTTATCCATGAGATCATAACAGTTGGACCACATTTCAAGGAAGCAAACAACTTCCTTTGGCCATTTAAGCTCAAGGCTCCATTGGGTggcttgaagaagaagaggaaccaCTATGTTGAAGGAGGAGATGCCGGAAACAGGGAGAACTACATCAATGAGCTTATTAGGAGAATGAATTAG
- the LOC140179445 gene encoding uncharacterized protein has protein sequence MAAAPTASELKNLCKKHKPAIVYLMETRCREENVKKYARKLQFKNSFCVEPRDLSGSLCLLWNENINVSVYSWCQNYIIANIKSNNNPAWKCGFIYGNPVFKQRRKTWQALEESNDLEEEPSCLIGDFNDILCQEEKVGKHPKPLIQIEVFKNLVNKKNLMDLELKGNKFTWFSNPREGLVTRERLDRAMVNWKWRQAFSNASLTALPAITSDHCPLILNLKPNRNVPRQFKYEAYWDDKKECKEVVSKGWRTEDQEGGH, from the coding sequence ATGGCGGCGGCCCCGACAGCTTCTGAATTAAAAAATTTGTGCAAAAAGCACAAGCCAGCCATAGTTTACTTAATGGAAACTAGATGTAGAGAAGAAAATGTAAAGAAGTATGCTAGAAAGCTGCAGTTTAAAAATAGCTTTTGTGTAGAACCCCGGGACTTGTCCGGCAGTCTATGTCTACTATGGAATGAAAATATCAATGTTTCTGTTTACTCTTGGTGCCAAAACTACATCATTGCAAACATCAAAAGCAACAACAACCCAGCGTGGAAATGTGGATTTATCTATGGCAATCCTGTGTTCAAACAGAGGAGGAAGACATGGCAAGCATTGGAGGAATCAAATGACTTGGAGGAGGAACCAAGCTGTCTCATAGGTGACTTTAATGACATCCTTTGTCAAGAAGAGAAGGTAGGTAAACACCCCAAGCCACTCATCCAAATAGAGGTATTCAAGAATTTGGTGAATAAAAAGAATCTCATGGATCTAGAACTGAAGGGCAACAAATTCACCTGGTTTAGCAACCCGAGAGAGGGACTTGTGACTAGAGAGCGACTTGATAGAGCTATGGTGAATTGGAAATGGAGGCAGGCCTTCAGCAATGCTAGCCTGACGGCCTTACCGGCAATTACATCAGACCACTGTCCTCTTATTCTCAACCTGAAACCGAACAGGAATGTTCCAAGGCAATTCAAATATGAGGCGTACTGGGATGACAAGAAGGAATGTAAAGAAGTGGTATCAAAAGGATGGAGAACTGAAGACCAAGAAGGAGGACATTAG
- the LOC140179444 gene encoding uncharacterized protein gives MGTEPIESTTITLNNQTSPGFQDDCVNLIGKIITDKEIKYKTIKNSLMGMWGNPQNVSISEVGRNKVLVSFKDKRTRNRIIENGPWNVKGHLMNLQRWLYGEAILDVSHDFMEFWIQVHGLPIEKLNAETAKSIGNMIGIVGEVENPIKEGTLQRNFLRIRVAINITQPLQTGPQEEEL, from the exons ATGGGTACCGAACCAATAGAAAGCACCACCATCACCCTCAATAATCAAACAAGTCCAGGCTTTCAAGATGATTGCGTCAACCTGATCGGAAAAATTATCACCGACAAAGAGATAAAGTACAAAACCATCAAGAACTCGCTAATGGGAATGTGGGGCAATCCCCAGAACGTTTCAATATCAGAGGTAGGAAGGAACAAAGTTCTTGTAAGCTTTAAAGACAAACGCACAAGGAATAGGATCATAGAAAATGGTCCTTGGAACGTTAAAGGGCACCTGATGAATCTGCAGAGGTGGCTGTACGGAGAGGCAATACTAGACGTTAGCCATGACTTCATGGAGTTCTGGATACAAGTGCATGGGTTACCAATAGAGAAGTTAAATGCCGAAACAGCAAAGAGTATTGGTAATATGATTGGAATTGTTGGAGAGGTTGAAAACCCCATTAAGGAGGGAACCTTACAGAGGAACTTCCTAAGAATCAGAGTAGCGATCAACATCACTCAACCCCTCCAAACCGG GCCACAAGAAGAAGAACTGTGA